From Carassius auratus strain Wakin chromosome 22, ASM336829v1, whole genome shotgun sequence, a single genomic window includes:
- the LOC113039995 gene encoding receptor-type tyrosine-protein phosphatase C-like: MARFFALGPLVLILRMVLYVSADQSTNPTPPTAYTHALPTTAGSASNQKETQRSTSISPRRTAIQQQNTETTASASNQEETQTSTSISPTRTAIQQQKPDNTVHQSNSSTPITSTNTSADTSTKVPQSNISTLITSSNTSADIIKETAPSPPRTPTQTSLSTDKDTLPGSSNDSITSPPNTTITSLPSTQTTSTLHTSTNITETAPSPSHTPTQTSLSPDLATQTSSSHDSITSPPITTITSLTSTQPTSTLHTSTSITGTTEEPCQYSVLESVNKTEARVVNITGSKDQNYTIRIKDKHNETRAEKISHQTVFKIPFEWLKPCTVYTVSVDDCKLSGNNTFTSSKNGETVPKTVVTNMTDNEVCLKGEFTGIQWDLTECVEITEQNSCASTHTVVLDTCNYTMNVALPPVKPHITFNETIPSQFEWMNKPERCNAALLIINCINNENKKGTVYGLNTPVLLLPNTHYSCTGEYPREKQPIKSHELLIQIKCDNVKAVFGFRVFLGVVTSIALLFVFFEKYFHKRKRDGEDGEDEDCM; this comes from the exons ATGGCAAGATTTTTTGCCCTAGGACCCTTAGTTTTGATCCTACGCATGGTCTTAT ATGTCAGTGCTGACCAATCCACCAACCCCACACCACCCACTGCTTACACCCATGCATTACCTACCACTGCAG GGAGTGCTTCTAATCAGAAAGAAACCCAGAGAAGTACATCAATCTCACCCAGACGCACCGCtatacaacaacaaaacacagaaacCACAG CGAGCGCTTCTAATCAGGAAGAAACTCAGACAAGCACATCAATCTCACCCACACGCACTGCTATTCAACAACAAAAGCCAGACAACACAG TCCATCAGTCAAACTCCTCCACTCCCATCACTTCAACAAACACATCAGCAGACACCAGCACCAAAG TCCCTCAGTCAAATATCTCCACTCTCATCACTTCATCAAACACATCTGCAGACATCATCAAAG AAACAGCCCCCTCACCCCCACGCACTCCTACACAAACCTCACTATCAACAGATAAAG ACACTCTACCAGGTTCAAGTAATGACTCCATCACCTCACCTCCAAACACGACCATCACATCTCTCCCCTCCACACAAACCACCTCAACCTTACACACATCCACCAACATCACGG AAACAGCCCCCTCACCCTCACACACTCCTACACAAACCTCACTATCACCAGATCTAG CAACTCAAACAAGCTCAAGTCATGACTCCATCACCTCACCTCCAATCACGACCATCACATCTCTCACCTCCACACAACCCACCTCAACCTTACACACATCCACCAGCATCACGG GTACAACAGAAGAACCAT gtCAGTACAGCGTTTTGGAGAGTGTGAACAAAACCGAAGCTCGTGTGGTGAATATCACCGGCTCTAAGGACCAAAATTACACAATCAGGATAAAGGATAAGCACAATGAGACCCGTGCTGAGAAAATATCTCACCAAACTGTCTTTAAAATTCCTTTTGAATGGTTAAAACCATGCACTGTGTACACCGTCAGTGTGGATGACTGTAAACTCAGTGGAAACAACACCTTTACTTCCAGTA AAAATGGAGAAACTGTTCCAAAAACTGTTGTGACAAACATGACAGATAATGAAGTGTGTTTGAAAGGAGAATTCACTGGTATTCAATGGGATCTGACTGAATGTGTTGAAATAACGGAGCAAAACTCTTGTGCATCCACACACACCGTTGTACTGGACACATGTAACTACACAATGAATGTTGCTCTGCCCCCAG TCAAGCCTCACATAACCTTCAATGAAACTATTCCCTCTCAGTTTGAATGGATGAATAAACCAGAACGATGTAATGCTGCACTGCTTATCATCAACTGCATCAATAATGAGAACA AAAAGGGCACAGTTTATGGTTTAAATACCCCAGTGTTATTATTACCAAACACACACTACAGCTGCACTGGAGAATATCCTCGTGAGAAACAACCCATCAAGAGTCATGAGCTCCTCATTCAGATCAAATGTG ATAACGTTAAGGCTGTATTTGGATTCCGGGTTTTCCTGGGTGTTGTGACATCAATTGCACTGCTGTTTGTGTTCTTCGAAAAGTACTTTCACAAAAGAAAGCG TGATGGAGAAGATGGAGAAGATGAAGATTGTATGTGA